One region of Aminobacterium colombiense DSM 12261 genomic DNA includes:
- a CDS encoding gluconeogenesis factor YvcK family protein has translation MDWRIAYLLGLITAFLTLFVLSFKNRKVSLFRPSPKKDVMAKVVEYRLSMGPHIVAVGGGTGLSTLLLGLKSFTRNITAVVAVTDEGGSSGRLRQEWGVLPPGDVRNCIVALAENDNALRNILDFRFDRGDLSGHSLGNLILLAVTELSGDFRVAVEEMNHLLAIRGKVLPVTTEAVSLIAETVDGQLCRGELQISSCGKNLKDIWLEPQDARPLTDVIRAIEEADLIVMGPGSLFTSVLPNLLLPKVAQKIQESPLPRVYVANLMSQPGETDGMNILHHLEWVERAVKAVPDYVVVNNGSIPEALLQAYLNEGAVPLYLDESQRERILEKGCHIIEGNYVKVYEESVVRHDGQALSETLMRICRDLKEV, from the coding sequence ATGGATTGGCGCATAGCATATCTCCTAGGATTAATCACAGCTTTTCTAACCTTGTTTGTTCTCTCTTTTAAAAATAGGAAAGTAAGTCTTTTTCGTCCTTCTCCTAAAAAAGATGTTATGGCAAAGGTAGTAGAGTATAGACTGTCCATGGGGCCTCACATTGTAGCTGTTGGCGGTGGAACGGGACTTTCTACCTTGCTTTTGGGGCTTAAATCTTTCACAAGAAACATTACAGCAGTAGTGGCTGTCACAGATGAGGGAGGAAGTTCCGGCCGTTTGCGGCAGGAATGGGGCGTTCTCCCCCCAGGGGATGTTCGAAACTGTATTGTTGCCCTGGCAGAAAATGATAATGCCCTTCGCAATATTCTTGATTTTAGATTCGATAGAGGAGATCTTTCCGGCCATAGCCTTGGGAACCTCATTCTTTTGGCAGTTACAGAGCTTTCCGGCGACTTCCGTGTTGCCGTAGAAGAAATGAATCATCTTCTCGCCATTCGAGGTAAGGTTTTACCGGTAACAACTGAAGCGGTTTCCCTTATAGCTGAAACAGTGGACGGGCAGCTATGCCGTGGGGAACTGCAAATTTCTTCCTGCGGAAAAAATTTGAAGGATATATGGCTTGAGCCACAAGACGCCCGGCCACTTACTGATGTGATACGGGCCATAGAGGAAGCAGATCTTATTGTTATGGGGCCAGGAAGTCTTTTTACCAGTGTATTACCGAACTTGCTTTTGCCGAAAGTTGCCCAGAAAATTCAGGAATCGCCTCTTCCCAGAGTTTACGTTGCCAATCTTATGTCTCAGCCAGGAGAAACAGATGGAATGAATATACTGCACCACTTAGAATGGGTCGAAAGAGCGGTGAAGGCAGTTCCGGATTATGTGGTGGTCAATAACGGGTCGATACCGGAAGCCCTTCTTCAGGCCTATCTCAATGAAGGAGCGGTTCCATTATATTTAGATGAATCTCAACGGGAAAGGATTCTGGAAAAAGGCTGTCATATTATTGAAGGAAATTACGTTAAGGTCTATGAAGAATCTGTGGTCCGCCATGATGGGCAGGCCCTTTCAGAAACTCTTATGAGAATATGCAGAGATTTGAAAGAAGTGTAA
- a CDS encoding substrate-binding domain-containing protein, whose amino-acid sequence MVKKWREHVSIEEAWLVFRQNFSSLHKKSNVPVDECTDLILAEDVFSKRNVPHFSASAVDGYALSTKKTANASSATPVFLDREEYQWINTGMAVSLEYDGVLMVEDSSVKDGKLAVYKTLSMGDNIRPVGEDVTCGQIIARAGDKISPALAALFLASGYSFVPVWSKPRTLYIPTGDEIVSGKTWLSEGAVCGKVVESNSTMLKAYFHRWGFPLDVTGPLPDDPQIIRKSILNGVEDYDLLLVGAGSAKGEKDYTSTILSEEGTMLFHWLLMKPGRPAMAAKVKGKPVVDLPGFPMSTAVVLWTLVLPLLQLLAEGNFDEATVLKQAMGAETEETMKLLTPCSSVPGRNEWLRIKAIALQGEKRVFPLSSGSSTMWTMSEADGFALLPRPVAECPAGTNLKVWLTRKIDWTRRLLFQGSNDPAFERLGSYVHKRGGELIYRSVGSLGGLSALARGECHIAACHLLDPEKGSYNNTYIEKLSNGKQWKRRLLFYRKQGILVAPGNPLHVLTIEDLAEKGVRFINRQPGAGTRVLLDVLLQEKGIAVSDVNGYSIQATTHFDAANRIASGVADAALGIKAAADALGLDFIPITEEPYELVYPQEYEDHPCIQALMDALDDPEWRRDVDKLGGYRWNS is encoded by the coding sequence ATGGTGAAAAAATGGAGGGAACATGTTTCCATTGAAGAAGCATGGTTGGTTTTTAGACAGAATTTCTCTTCTCTTCACAAAAAGAGCAATGTCCCCGTAGATGAATGTACAGATCTAATTCTAGCAGAGGATGTTTTTTCGAAGAGGAATGTACCTCATTTTAGCGCCTCAGCTGTGGATGGTTACGCTCTTTCTACTAAAAAGACAGCAAATGCGTCTTCGGCAACGCCAGTGTTTCTTGATAGAGAGGAATACCAGTGGATTAATACCGGGATGGCTGTGTCTCTCGAATATGACGGAGTCTTAATGGTTGAGGATTCCTCTGTGAAAGACGGGAAATTAGCCGTATATAAAACTCTTTCAATGGGAGATAATATTCGTCCAGTAGGGGAAGATGTGACATGTGGACAAATAATAGCTCGTGCCGGAGACAAAATTTCTCCTGCATTAGCGGCACTCTTTCTTGCGTCGGGGTATTCTTTCGTTCCTGTGTGGAGCAAACCTAGAACACTGTATATTCCAACTGGTGATGAAATAGTTTCTGGCAAGACATGGTTAAGTGAGGGAGCAGTCTGCGGAAAGGTAGTAGAGAGCAATTCTACCATGTTGAAAGCTTATTTCCACCGTTGGGGATTCCCCCTCGATGTAACAGGTCCACTGCCAGATGACCCTCAAATCATCCGCAAAAGCATTCTCAATGGGGTGGAGGATTATGACCTTCTTCTTGTAGGGGCAGGTTCCGCCAAAGGAGAAAAGGACTATACATCGACTATCCTTTCTGAAGAAGGCACCATGCTTTTCCACTGGCTTTTGATGAAACCAGGGCGTCCAGCAATGGCAGCGAAGGTGAAGGGAAAACCTGTGGTAGATCTTCCTGGATTTCCAATGTCAACAGCTGTTGTTTTATGGACCCTTGTTTTGCCCCTCCTCCAGCTTTTAGCAGAAGGGAATTTCGATGAAGCCACAGTTCTTAAACAGGCTATGGGTGCGGAAACAGAAGAAACAATGAAGCTTCTGACTCCCTGTTCGTCTGTACCCGGCCGAAATGAATGGCTGCGGATAAAGGCAATAGCCTTGCAGGGAGAGAAAAGGGTATTTCCTCTCTCGTCAGGCTCTAGTACCATGTGGACCATGTCCGAGGCAGATGGTTTTGCCCTTTTGCCCAGGCCTGTGGCAGAGTGTCCGGCTGGAACGAACTTAAAAGTATGGCTGACTCGCAAAATAGATTGGACTCGCCGTCTTCTTTTCCAAGGATCGAATGACCCCGCTTTTGAACGTCTGGGATCCTATGTGCATAAAAGGGGTGGTGAGCTTATCTATCGTTCAGTTGGGAGTCTTGGCGGTTTGTCTGCATTGGCAAGGGGCGAGTGTCATATTGCGGCTTGCCACCTTCTTGATCCAGAAAAAGGATCGTATAACAACACATACATTGAAAAACTTTCTAACGGGAAGCAGTGGAAACGTCGCTTGCTCTTTTACAGAAAACAGGGGATCCTTGTGGCACCTGGTAATCCCCTTCATGTTTTAACTATTGAAGACCTGGCAGAAAAAGGAGTTAGATTTATAAATCGTCAACCAGGGGCGGGCACTCGTGTGCTCCTCGATGTTCTTTTGCAAGAAAAGGGGATAGCTGTTTCTGATGTTAATGGATATTCAATTCAGGCTACTACCCATTTCGATGCCGCAAATCGTATTGCTTCGGGGGTAGCAGATGCTGCACTGGGCATTAAGGCTGCTGCTGATGCTCTCGGCCTTGATTTTATTCCTATAACAGAAGAGCCTTACGAGCTTGTTTACCCCCAGGAATATGAAGATCATCCATGCATTCAGGCTCTTATGGATGCCCTGGACGATCCAGAGTGGAGGCGGGACGTAGATAAGTTAGGGGGATATCGATGGAACTCCTGA
- the gap gene encoding type I glyceraldehyde-3-phosphate dehydrogenase: MKKVRVAINGFGRIGRLALRAMYQYDQEGLFEIVATNSRTTPEQRAYMFKYDSIHRRFPGEVQVDGDDLIVNGNRVKVLAHKDPSELNWGDLGVDIVIESSGIFKDLEGAQTHLKAGAKKVVITAPGSGEGIPTFVMGVNEGLYDPEKDHVVSNASCTTNCLAPVAKILNEEFGIARGLMTTTHAYTNDQKLMDSSHKKLHRGRAAALSMVPTSTGAAKAIGLVIPELKGKLNGIALRVPTPDVSVVDLVAELNKEVSAQEVNEAVKKRAAGDMNHYVVYEEDDLVSSDFIGDQHSSIFAARHTMSIGNMVKILVWYDNEWGYTCRCIDLVNYMIKKGL, from the coding sequence ATGAAGAAGGTTAGAGTTGCTATCAATGGTTTTGGCCGCATTGGAAGACTTGCTTTACGTGCTATGTATCAATATGACCAGGAGGGTCTTTTTGAGATAGTGGCGACAAATAGCCGTACAACCCCCGAACAGAGGGCTTATATGTTTAAATACGATTCCATCCACCGCCGTTTCCCCGGCGAGGTTCAGGTTGATGGAGACGATCTCATCGTCAATGGCAACAGGGTAAAAGTTCTAGCCCATAAGGATCCTTCTGAATTAAACTGGGGCGATCTTGGAGTTGACATCGTGATAGAGTCTTCAGGCATCTTTAAGGATCTCGAAGGAGCTCAGACACATTTAAAAGCGGGAGCGAAGAAAGTTGTTATAACAGCGCCGGGAAGTGGAGAAGGGATCCCTACTTTTGTCATGGGCGTTAATGAAGGTCTTTATGACCCTGAAAAGGATCATGTGGTCTCAAATGCATCATGTACTACAAACTGTCTCGCTCCTGTGGCGAAGATCCTCAACGAAGAGTTCGGTATAGCCCGAGGCCTTATGACAACTACCCATGCCTATACAAATGATCAGAAATTGATGGATTCTTCCCATAAGAAACTCCACCGCGGCCGAGCTGCAGCTCTCTCCATGGTTCCCACATCTACTGGAGCAGCTAAAGCGATTGGACTTGTCATTCCCGAGCTCAAAGGCAAGTTGAACGGTATAGCCCTTCGTGTTCCCACTCCTGACGTTTCAGTTGTAGACCTTGTTGCTGAACTTAACAAAGAAGTATCAGCCCAGGAAGTAAACGAGGCGGTGAAAAAACGAGCAGCAGGCGACATGAACCATTATGTGGTGTATGAAGAAGACGATCTGGTCTCCTCTGATTTTATCGGAGATCAGCACTCTTCTATCTTTGCAGCCCGGCATACCATGTCTATTGGCAACATGGTAAAAATCTTGGTCTGGTACGATAACGAGTGGGGCTACACCTGCCGTTGTATTGATCTTGTAAACTATATGATCAAGAAAGGGCTGTAA
- a CDS encoding FeoA family protein → MITLNELRPGEHGVIRKNRARGVIGQRLMDLGFFPGVEVHVIRNAPLVDPVEIKVDGHHVTIRHEEARFVEVEKQ, encoded by the coding sequence ATGATTACTTTGAATGAATTACGGCCTGGCGAGCATGGAGTAATTCGTAAAAACAGAGCTCGGGGCGTAATAGGGCAACGGTTAATGGATCTCGGTTTTTTCCCAGGAGTGGAAGTGCATGTCATTCGTAACGCACCTCTTGTCGATCCTGTAGAAATAAAAGTAGATGGACATCACGTTACTATTCGGCATGAGGAGGCAAGATTTGTGGAGGTAGAGAAGCAATGA
- the moaC gene encoding cyclic pyranopterin monophosphate synthase MoaC — MEPFSHLDDLGHPRMVDVGGKERTAREALAEGVVLLPQTIRDALFSGTTDKGDVMKVAEVAGIMAAKKASELIPLCHNISLDKVEIHCELLPKENRIKITCNAASKGVTGVEMEALTGVMAAALTVYDMCKGIDKGMVIQNVRLLHKIGGKSGDYRVSEEEHE, encoded by the coding sequence ATGGAGCCATTTTCCCACCTTGATGACCTTGGACACCCGCGAATGGTCGATGTTGGCGGAAAAGAAAGGACTGCACGCGAGGCTCTTGCCGAGGGAGTGGTTTTATTGCCTCAAACTATTCGAGACGCCCTTTTTTCGGGAACCACAGATAAGGGAGATGTAATGAAAGTTGCGGAAGTTGCAGGAATAATGGCTGCAAAAAAAGCTTCGGAACTTATCCCCCTCTGTCATAATATAAGTCTTGACAAGGTAGAGATCCACTGTGAGCTGTTGCCTAAAGAAAACAGGATTAAGATAACGTGCAATGCGGCTTCGAAAGGTGTAACTGGAGTAGAAATGGAAGCTCTTACTGGCGTAATGGCAGCAGCCCTCACAGTTTATGATATGTGTAAAGGCATAGATAAGGGTATGGTGATACAAAATGTGCGATTGCTTCATAAAATTGGGGGCAAAAGTGGAGATTATAGGGTTTCAGAGGAGGAGCATGAATGA
- a CDS encoding phosphoglycerate kinase, whose translation MKLREFSRQDVENKKVLMRVDFNVPLKDGIVTDVTRINAHVATIRQLLDWGAKVTLVSHLGRPKGKRVDSLSLSHVVEKIESALGCPVTFVDDVIGEKVKNAVDSAPAGTVILLENSRFYLEEEKNDSDFAKKLAHPFEVFVMDAFSASHRAHASTRGVMEYLPSFSGHLISREIEMLSAVSEAPEKPFVLILGGAKVSDKIKVIDHLLTKVSAILIGGGMAYTFLAVQGKNIGHSLYEEDKADFARQMLNKAKEIGVDIVLPVDTAVADSLESDAPRKEVSVNEISPSDMGLDIGKETAALFASYIEKAKTILWNGPMGVFENPVLAEGTRLVAEAVEKCTKNGGVTVVGGGDTASAVKKLGFSEKVTHVSTGGGASLEFCEGKILPGIEPLLETQ comes from the coding sequence ATGAAGCTACGAGAATTCTCTCGTCAAGATGTAGAAAATAAAAAGGTACTCATGCGGGTAGACTTCAATGTTCCTTTAAAAGATGGGATAGTTACTGACGTGACAAGAATTAATGCTCACGTTGCCACTATTCGCCAGCTTCTTGATTGGGGAGCAAAAGTTACCCTTGTTTCTCACTTAGGACGCCCGAAGGGTAAAAGGGTTGATTCCCTGTCTTTAAGCCATGTTGTAGAAAAGATTGAGAGTGCCTTGGGATGCCCTGTGACTTTTGTAGATGACGTCATTGGAGAGAAAGTAAAAAACGCGGTAGACTCTGCCCCTGCTGGTACGGTCATTCTTTTGGAGAACTCCCGGTTTTACCTAGAAGAGGAAAAGAACGATTCTGATTTTGCAAAAAAACTCGCACATCCCTTTGAGGTATTTGTAATGGACGCTTTTAGCGCTTCTCATAGGGCTCATGCTTCAACAAGAGGTGTAATGGAATACCTTCCCTCCTTTTCCGGGCATCTCATATCCAGAGAGATTGAAATGCTCAGTGCTGTAAGCGAGGCCCCTGAGAAACCTTTTGTATTGATTCTTGGTGGAGCGAAAGTATCAGATAAGATAAAAGTAATTGACCACCTTCTCACCAAAGTGTCGGCAATTCTTATTGGCGGCGGCATGGCCTATACTTTCCTTGCCGTTCAGGGTAAAAATATCGGACATTCCCTCTATGAAGAGGACAAGGCAGATTTTGCTCGTCAAATGCTGAATAAGGCCAAAGAGATAGGCGTAGATATTGTACTTCCAGTGGATACAGCTGTGGCTGATTCTTTAGAAAGTGACGCTCCCAGAAAAGAGGTTTCTGTAAATGAGATTTCTCCTTCTGATATGGGGCTTGATATTGGCAAAGAAACAGCCGCTTTGTTTGCTTCATATATTGAAAAGGCCAAAACGATCCTTTGGAACGGTCCCATGGGCGTATTCGAAAACCCTGTTCTTGCAGAAGGAACCCGTCTTGTTGCAGAAGCGGTAGAAAAATGTACAAAAAATGGTGGCGTAACCGTAGTGGGTGGCGGGGATACGGCCTCAGCTGTCAAGAAATTAGGATTTTCAGAAAAGGTAACCCACGTTTCGACCGGGGGCGGCGCAAGCCTGGAATTTTGTGAAGGGAAAATATTGCCCGGCATTGAACCTCTATTAGAAACACAATAA
- the moaA gene encoding GTP 3',8-cyclase MoaA, translating to MELLKDSFGRILHYIRISVTDRCNFRCQYCMPREGIKWIDHRNILRYEDLLFLCNVLANMGAGKLRFTGGEPFVRKGFPLFLKKVREEFPQAALSVTTNGSMLASVADDILSLKLESINISLDTLDPQKFKLITGTGNVQDVIRGIRSVAIHSDTIVKLNTVLINGFNEDEIGDLLLFAEREGVLLRLIEFMPLHGDVWNYNRFISADDILSSLPDANSWRDDTSESKDNAGPARYLVNTLTGQRLGVIAAVTHHFCDTCNRLRITSTGQVLPCLFSQKGVNISNALRERDEEMVKKGIIEAIKMKPRRWLDMESGDEHMSRIGG from the coding sequence ATGGAACTCCTGAAGGATTCCTTCGGTCGAATCCTGCATTACATTCGTATTTCAGTAACAGATCGCTGTAACTTCAGATGTCAGTACTGCATGCCTCGTGAAGGCATTAAGTGGATCGACCATAGAAATATCCTTCGATATGAAGACTTATTATTCCTTTGTAATGTCCTTGCCAATATGGGAGCAGGCAAGCTTCGTTTTACTGGCGGGGAGCCTTTTGTAAGAAAGGGGTTTCCTTTATTCCTTAAAAAAGTGCGAGAGGAATTCCCGCAGGCGGCCCTTTCCGTTACTACCAATGGGTCAATGCTTGCATCTGTAGCAGATGATATTTTATCCCTTAAACTTGAAAGTATAAATATAAGTCTTGATACCCTGGACCCGCAAAAATTTAAACTCATAACAGGCACCGGCAACGTTCAGGATGTTATTCGGGGAATCAGGTCAGTAGCCATTCATAGCGACACTATAGTGAAACTCAACACCGTATTGATAAATGGGTTTAACGAAGATGAGATAGGCGATCTTTTATTATTTGCAGAGAGGGAAGGAGTATTGCTTCGTCTCATAGAGTTTATGCCCCTTCATGGGGATGTTTGGAATTACAACCGTTTTATTTCCGCAGATGACATCCTTTCATCCCTTCCGGATGCAAACAGTTGGCGGGACGACACCTCAGAAAGTAAAGATAATGCAGGTCCTGCCCGCTATCTAGTGAATACTCTGACAGGGCAACGTCTTGGAGTTATAGCTGCGGTAACCCATCATTTTTGCGATACATGCAATCGTCTCCGCATAACGTCTACAGGGCAAGTTCTACCATGTCTTTTTAGCCAAAAGGGGGTTAACATTAGCAATGCATTACGAGAACGGGATGAAGAAATGGTAAAAAAGGGTATTATAGAGGCAATTAAGATGAAACCCCGACGATGGCTTGATATGGAGTCGGGAGATGAACATATGTCTCGGATTGGAGGGTAA
- the whiA gene encoding DNA-binding protein WhiA, whose product MKSISETMWDEWVFSPVSSTNADSEVAGVLWGLMPASPEFLTKERLVILSGRRLWVFRRLRRIWSHSRWGQRVELPTILNVPASFKGNVTLSIPQTLIAEVVVWGENAKRKNDWAWLRGVWGNCGSLYVPKSGYYLAFRFRFYRLMDMVLSLLKNNHFPMGKRMVDEQYELLLRDQEKIVTLLSNFKLFDTSLKLEEKAIVRAMRDRANRLVNCDASNIRKTLEAAEWQLEIAKVFQNEKVWATLPEPLKELIETRMQYPSATLTELGQLLSKPVSKSTVKYRWQKLKEMAEQLPHGI is encoded by the coding sequence ATGAAGAGCATTAGTGAAACGATGTGGGACGAATGGGTTTTCTCTCCTGTTTCCAGTACAAATGCAGATTCAGAAGTAGCAGGAGTCCTTTGGGGACTTATGCCTGCGTCACCTGAATTTTTAACAAAGGAACGATTAGTTATCCTTTCAGGGCGGCGACTATGGGTATTCCGGCGTTTAAGAAGAATTTGGTCCCATTCCCGATGGGGGCAGAGAGTTGAACTGCCAACGATCCTTAACGTTCCAGCCAGTTTTAAGGGAAACGTAACTCTTTCCATTCCCCAAACACTAATAGCTGAAGTTGTTGTCTGGGGAGAAAACGCTAAAAGAAAAAATGATTGGGCATGGCTGCGGGGAGTATGGGGAAATTGCGGCTCTTTATATGTGCCTAAAAGCGGATATTACCTTGCCTTCCGCTTCAGGTTCTATAGATTGATGGACATGGTCTTATCCCTTTTGAAAAACAATCATTTCCCCATGGGCAAGCGTATGGTGGACGAACAATATGAATTGCTTTTACGAGATCAAGAGAAAATTGTTACATTGCTAAGCAACTTTAAACTTTTTGATACATCTTTGAAATTAGAGGAAAAGGCCATTGTTCGGGCTATGCGTGACAGAGCGAATAGACTTGTGAATTGCGATGCTTCCAACATACGAAAAACTCTTGAGGCTGCTGAGTGGCAGCTCGAAATAGCTAAAGTCTTTCAGAACGAAAAGGTCTGGGCGACTTTGCCAGAACCTTTGAAAGAGCTTATAGAAACACGGATGCAATATCCTAGCGCTACTTTGACAGAGTTGGGACAATTACTTTCAAAACCAGTAAGTAAAAGTACTGTCAAATACCGTTGGCAAAAGCTAAAGGAAATGGCTGAGCAATTGCCTCACGGTATATAA
- the rapZ gene encoding RNase adapter RapZ — MDIKNNRVRRCLIITGMSGAGKSTVLNILEDQGLFAVDNIPPALLPQLLELLSQHRAAVQEGLAAVVDVRGGRLLNDLFSVVDSLKGTIPLVQVLFLDSSDESLVRRFETTRRRHPLGDHIPVLEGIQKERALLAPVREYADVVLDTSGLSIRGLKDRLIAEFIRTEATASVVFSSFGFKYGIPQDSDFMLDVRFLVNPHYVPLLSHLTGKDPDVQSYISTPEETRLFLARCYEFLDFLIPVYLSSGKSPFHIAVGCTGGQHRSVAVVEWLSEYYSKKGVRCVVRHRDIERGQVGE, encoded by the coding sequence GTGGACATTAAGAATAACAGAGTTCGCCGGTGTCTTATTATTACGGGGATGTCAGGAGCCGGAAAATCGACGGTATTGAACATCCTGGAAGATCAGGGGCTATTTGCCGTTGATAATATCCCTCCAGCATTGTTGCCGCAGCTTCTGGAGCTCCTTTCCCAACACCGGGCGGCAGTGCAGGAAGGACTTGCAGCCGTTGTCGACGTTAGGGGGGGACGGCTTCTTAATGACCTTTTTTCTGTCGTTGATTCTCTTAAAGGGACCATCCCTCTTGTACAGGTTCTTTTTCTGGATTCCTCTGATGAAAGCCTAGTACGGCGTTTTGAAACAACAAGAAGGAGACATCCGCTGGGAGACCATATACCTGTTCTCGAGGGCATCCAGAAAGAAAGAGCCTTATTGGCTCCAGTGAGGGAATATGCTGATGTGGTACTTGATACATCTGGGCTCTCCATACGAGGTCTCAAAGATCGTCTCATAGCTGAATTTATACGGACTGAAGCTACTGCGTCCGTAGTATTCTCGTCCTTTGGTTTCAAATACGGGATTCCACAGGATAGTGATTTCATGCTGGATGTGCGATTTTTAGTGAACCCTCACTATGTTCCTCTACTCAGCCATCTAACGGGAAAGGATCCCGATGTCCAAAGCTATATTTCAACCCCTGAGGAAACACGCCTATTTCTTGCCCGTTGTTATGAGTTTTTGGATTTTCTCATTCCTGTCTACCTTTCATCAGGGAAATCACCCTTTCATATAGCTGTGGGTTGCACCGGTGGCCAGCATCGCTCAGTAGCAGTGGTGGAGTGGCTTTCTGAATATTATAGTAAAAAGGGCGTGCGGTGTGTGGTAAGGCACAGGGATATAGAACGAGGCCAGGTGGGAGAGTAA
- the tpiA gene encoding triose-phosphate isomerase: MKKIFLFGNWKMNNGLEETKIFFKDLTAQICEDAVICDQLERSFLEVCIFPPFTSLYVGAEILAQNVKKGIFLGGQNGFYEDKGAFTGEISLPMLKETGCSHVLIGHSERRHIMGETDDLIHKKLQAALHHGLTPVLCFGETLSERESDLTFEVIERQILKAVNGLTKEEIKKTIWAYEPVWAIGTGRTASPENAEEACSYARTLLCNYGNIDIEGEGHRDVHILYGGSVKAANVASLLEEPDIDGALIGGASITADSMLEIIHESLHRG; encoded by the coding sequence GTGAAAAAGATATTTCTTTTTGGAAACTGGAAAATGAACAACGGCCTGGAAGAAACGAAAATATTCTTTAAAGATCTCACCGCGCAGATATGTGAGGACGCAGTCATTTGTGACCAGCTGGAAAGAAGTTTTTTAGAGGTTTGTATTTTCCCACCTTTTACTTCACTGTATGTAGGCGCAGAAATTCTTGCTCAAAACGTTAAAAAAGGGATTTTTCTCGGGGGACAAAATGGCTTTTATGAAGATAAAGGGGCGTTTACTGGCGAAATTTCACTCCCAATGCTTAAAGAAACGGGATGTAGTCATGTCCTCATTGGCCACAGTGAGCGAAGGCACATAATGGGTGAAACAGACGACCTTATTCATAAAAAATTGCAGGCGGCTCTCCATCATGGTTTAACACCTGTTCTTTGTTTTGGAGAGACTCTTTCGGAGAGGGAGTCCGATTTAACCTTTGAAGTAATAGAGCGGCAAATTCTTAAGGCCGTCAATGGCCTTACAAAAGAAGAGATCAAAAAAACAATTTGGGCATACGAACCTGTTTGGGCCATAGGCACAGGCCGTACAGCCAGCCCTGAAAATGCAGAAGAAGCATGTTCCTATGCCCGCACACTTTTATGTAATTACGGTAATATAGACATTGAAGGGGAGGGACATCGAGACGTCCATATACTTTATGGCGGCAGTGTAAAAGCAGCAAATGTTGCGAGCCTTCTTGAAGAACCTGATATTGATGGAGCCCTTATTGGCGGAGCGTCCATTACAGCAGACTCTATGCTTGAAATTATTCACGAATCACTTCATAGAGGATAA
- a CDS encoding MogA/MoaB family molybdenum cofactor biosynthesis protein, whose amino-acid sequence MKLLGILSNEDRREYGICYVNKRGDGQSSVNGNLATLFIVKPGDMPAYEGAACILRVSLLKDLEIGNLLAFAESDVLLRIERQHAPSQWELSVQQSGFISVSSEIETWRSLRVGVLTVSDKASQGLRDDTAGPALSRAVILIGGIVEEQSIVPDEKETIEKKLRHWVDQKDLHLILVTGGTGLSERDVTPEALEAVAHRKIPGIGEFMRSRTVYYTPRSILSRGLAVTRGKSLIIAVPGSQKGALECFEAVVPVLRHGVEILRDWEKECGH is encoded by the coding sequence ATGAAACTTCTCGGTATTTTGAGTAATGAGGATCGGCGTGAGTATGGAATATGCTATGTCAACAAGCGAGGAGATGGTCAATCTTCTGTTAATGGGAACCTGGCCACTCTTTTCATAGTAAAGCCAGGAGATATGCCTGCTTATGAAGGTGCGGCCTGTATCTTACGGGTCTCCCTTCTTAAAGATCTGGAGATAGGGAATTTGTTGGCCTTTGCAGAAAGTGACGTGTTGCTTCGTATAGAAAGACAACACGCCCCTTCTCAGTGGGAACTTTCTGTGCAGCAAAGTGGTTTTATTTCTGTATCTTCGGAAATAGAAACATGGAGATCACTGCGTGTTGGTGTTTTAACGGTGAGTGATAAAGCAAGTCAGGGTTTAAGGGATGACACTGCTGGTCCTGCTTTATCCAGAGCGGTAATTCTCATTGGCGGCATCGTAGAGGAACAGTCCATTGTTCCCGATGAAAAGGAAACCATAGAAAAAAAGCTCCGCCACTGGGTCGACCAGAAGGATCTTCATCTTATTCTGGTGACAGGAGGTACGGGTCTATCAGAGCGAGATGTAACGCCAGAAGCTCTGGAGGCCGTAGCCCATAGGAAAATCCCGGGAATAGGGGAGTTTATGCGAAGTCGTACGGTTTACTATACACCTCGGTCTATTCTTTCCAGGGGGCTTGCTGTAACAAGAGGGAAAAGCCTGATTATTGCTGTTCCTGGAAGTCAGAAGGGGGCTCTTGAGTGCTTTGAGGCCGTTGTCCCAGTGCTGAGACACGGCGTTGAAATACTACGAGATTGGGAGAAGGAATGTGGACATTAA